The window CAAGTGTTAGGCACGATGCTCCAGGGAAACGGGGATGAGCTGCAGGACACTGTGTTCATCTTCATGGACATGGACGGGAGCGGAGCGACGGGCTATAGAATCGAGGGTCTGGGGGCGGACAGGATGATCGAGGTCCTCGGCTCCGACAATACCGTTGACCGGGCAGTGATGTATGAGTTCGATGCGGGGCGGGGCAGCGATGATTGGAGCGGCTGGTTCAAGCCGAGAACGCTCAGGGCCGTGGCGGGTCCGTCGCACCTCGAAGCGGAGGTCTACTGGGACATCCTCTCGCTGAACATCGTCCCTATAGATGTTCTGTTCGCCTCTCACGGTTTCGATGGAGACCAGGACATCGCGGACTTGGCTGTATCGAACACGGGTGGCTCACTGGAGGTCATTCAGGAGAGCTACCTCACTGACTGGGTGGTCTCGGGGACGAACGAGATTCTCCTTAACCTGTCCGTAACGGCACACGGAACGGACATGCACATCACTCAGATCACCGCCGAGATGGTGGGGACAGCCTTGCCAGGAGAGCTGTCTACGGTAAGGCTTCTGGACGAGAATCTCGCCACCATCGACACGGTCAGTCCGTCGAGCATGATGACCTTTGATTTGGATAGGACTGTCCAGGTAGGTTCTTTGGAGACCTTCCACGTCGCGGTTGACACAACGAGCGCGTCAGAGAACACTGTGGGCATGAGGATACTACTGCCCTCGGACATCGGCACGGAGAGCGGTTCGGTCACTCTGAAGACGGGACACCCCAGGAACGAAATCGGGCTGGGATATCTCGGTTCGATAAAGGCGGGCTACTCGATCGATGGCGCCTTCTCCGAATGGACTGGAACCCCAGATAATCCGGGGGACTCTGACGGCAATCCGAACATAGATCTGATGAGCTCCTCATCCGCCAATGAGACTGACAACCTGTACTTCTTCGTCGAGGTCGACGGGAGGATTCTGAAAGGCACGGCCCTGCCATATGTGGGTAAGCAACGGATCGAGCCTTCGCCTTTCGTTGACAGCGATATCGACTCGGTGCCGGACGATGTCGACGGTCCGAACGGAACGAACACGAACAGGTTCGACTTCGACAACGACGGTACACCCGATGCCGCGGAAGGAGGAGATGTAGACAGCGACGGCTCCGTGGACCATCCAATGGGTCCGGACTGGTACCTGAACACGACGATCCCGCCGACCTACCTCCTGGAATACAGAAACCGGACCGTGAGTAAGTACATCGGACCGGTGGAGAAACCTCCGGCTATCGGGGAGGATGTGCTGAGAGCGTACATCGATACTGAACCTGGAGTGGGATACCTCTATGACAGCGAAACAGGGTTCTACGCGGACTTCCTCCTGGAGATCAGCGGGAAGAACGGGGATGCCCTGAAGCAGGAGTTCCTTTCTTTTGGCGGCTCCTATCCAGGCCAATGGGTCTGGGATCCCGCTGGTACGGTGGAGACCGAGAAGGACGTCAACAAGCTGGAGGCCGGTGTGGATCTGACGGGCATCGTTATGGGTCCGACCTTTGACGTTCGATTCGACATCATCGATTGGAGCGGCGGCTACGACAGCACCCGTGGGACAAGATACGCCACGAAAGGGGATTTCGGTGAGTACGATGCGATCTCGAAGGGCGCCTACAACGTCTACTTCACGGAAACGGCCGGGAGAGTGAAACTGGAGGTCGCTGGAAACCACTTCTCTTGGGATCTCCCAACTGGCATCGATGTCGGGAGAGGGGATGAGTCCGGGTCTTTGGGCGTTCTCTCGAGTTCCAGGCTTCTTCTTGGTGAAGAACGAGCAATCTACGGAGACGCCTACGAGGGAATCCAAGCCACAATAGAATATGAGTTCGGAGAGAGGTCTCTCAAGGAAGATCTGATTCTGCATTCTCTTCCCGATATGGACGAGAATGCGGAATACATCAAGCTGGTTTTTGGCGTGGACTACTCAGACGACCTCCTTCCTTTTGTTGAGGGGAGCCTTGTGGAGGACTATGTGGAAACCAGGAGCCTGGATTTCTATCTTGGCGATCACAGGGTGATATCGGCTATGCCGCCATATGCGTATGACGCGGCCGGTGAGCGGCTAGACTGCACATACCGCTTCTCTCCATCGCTGAAGACCCTGGAGACAGTATGCGATGCAAACTGGTTCCTGGAGGCTCAGTATCCTGTTTCCATCGATCCCACCTTCAGCCTGACGGATAACAGCACATACGTCACTGACCCGGAATACCTTGGGAGATCTGTCGCGGTGGGAGACTTCGATGGTGATGGCTACGCTGATGTCATCGCAGGAGCATATCTCAACAGCTACGACGGCAAGAGCCTCAGAGGGCTTGCCCACATATACCTTGGGCCGTTCACAGCGGACGACGACAGTCCGGATGTGACGATACTTGGGGTCAATGCAGGCGACCGATTCGGAGTCGCTGTGGCGGCGGGAAAAATAAACAATGACGCCTACTGGGATGCGATCGTGAGTCAGGCTAACATCTCGAATCAGGAGGTGTATGCTTACTATGGCTCGGCGAGTTGGTCCTCGCCGATAACCACACCAGATGTGACGTTCGAGACGCAAGATGGCGGGTTTGGAGACGCGATTGCGGTCTGCAACATAGACAATAGCAACTACGATGATATCGTGCTGGGAGCGCCTGGACAGAGTGGTGGGGGAAGGGCCTACATCTACCAGAGCCCCTTCTCCGCGACGGAGTCGACTGCCGACGACATTCTCGCGCCGACGAACGACAAAGGCGGAAGATTCGGGGACTCGCTCGCTTGCGGCAAGATCGACAACGACAACTACTATGACGTGGTCGTCGGTGAGCCTTGGGCTGAACTTAGCGGAGTGGGCACGAAGGACGGAAGAGTGAGCATCTTTGAAGGCGACAACATCGATTTCTCAGGAGGCGATGAGGCCCCGGACAGTGTTCTTGAGTACGAGTATGATGAAGAGCAGTTTGGCACGGACGTCGGTGTTGGCAAGATCAACTCGGACTCATATGATGACCTCGTCGTTGGAGCCCAGTACAACGATGAAGGTGGAACGGACAGGGGGAGGGCCTACGTCTATCTGGCGAATTCTGGCGGGACTGGAATCAGTGATGCCGCTTCCCCAGACGTGGACATTGCTGGACAGTCCGATGAGGAGAGATTCGGCTATGCTGTGTTCGCTGGCAACATAATGGGGAGTTCTGTTGGGGACGTTGCGATTGCGGCACCCTACGCCGACGAGGGGCAAACCTCGCGGGGCGTTGTGTACGTCTTCGAGGACCCGGTCAACGACAACATCACATACGACGAGAAGATAAACGGTACCCAGGACTCCGAACTCCTGGGTTATTCCCTAGACGGTGGGAAGTTCAGCAATGACAACATCTTGCTGCTAGCAATCGGTTCTCCCTACTGGGACGACGGGTCCAAGCTGAGCGAGGGCAGGGTCGTTGTCACACTGATCCCTGAGTTCCCCTCGGAGATCATGCCCATTGCATTCATTCTCTTTGTTCCGATCGCGGTGGCGTACCGCAGAAGAAGAACTACTTGAGCGAGTAGACTTTCTTTCCCAGGCTCTCGAACTTCTCTGCGAGGGAACCGAGTGCGAATCTCAACGCATCTATTGCCTTCAGAGAGCCGTCCGTCTCAAGATGGAAGTGAATCTTCGTCCGATCGCCCTCGACCGATATGCATTTCTTCGGGCACTCCTCCACGCAGGTCATGCAGAAATTGCAGCTGAGCGGGGATTTGACTTCGACGCTCTTCTTCTTGACAGTGAACACGCCGCGAGGGCAAACCTCCGCGCATGTCCCGCAGAAATCACACGTGTCACAATCGACTTCGATGACGGGGAAGAACTTATATCCAACGCCCTGGGCAACCTGCCACTTGGCGTGATCCTTGCCGGTCCCTAGTATGGCAGTCGCATAGACGAGCATCGCCTGTCCGCTGCCAAGCTTGACTATCGGGATCTTCTCATCCACGACCTTGAGCGAGGAATCCCCAACGGGCTCCAGGTCGCCCGAGTATACCATGCAGGGTCCTTTCTTGTTGAGGGAGTACATTATCGTGCAGTTCGGACACCCCTCACTAGCACAGTCCTTGCACTCGTCTCGGTAAGTGAACAGCTCCAAGTCCGTGGGGATGGGAATCATGCCGAGCCTATGGGCGATCACCTCGTCGAACAGCGGTGTGACACTCTCAGACTCCTCGCCTTCCTCACCGCGAATAGGCCCTAGATGGAACTCGACGTCTTCGATCGCCATCTTCGGAACGTTGGACACCAGGGTTCTTCTCAGCGCATTGGCAAAGTTGGGGTCAACGTCCTCGAGCATCAGCTCCGCGTATCTATCTTCCAGCTTCAGAACATCAACTTTCATTCTAGACCCTTCTGCCGCGCCGACCACCCTTCGACTTCCCTCCGTCGTGAGGGATGGGTGTGACATCCTCTATCCTTCCGATTCTCAGTCCTGCCCTCGCAAGCGCCCTGATTGCGGACTGTGCGCCAGGGCCGGGTGATGTTGATTTGTTGCCACCAGCCGCCCGGATTCGAACATGTATGCTATCTATGCCCTTCTCCTTGGCTATATCAGCGACCCGCTCGGCCGCCCTCATTGCAGCGTAAGGAGAGGACTCGTCCTTGGCGGCCTTCACGACCATTCCACCGCTGCATTTCGTGAGCGTCTCTGAGCCTGTCAGATCTGTCAACGTGATGATGATGTTGTTATAGGAAGCGTAAATGTGTGCTACTGCCCATCGAGCCAACGCTACTCCTCCTTCTCCTTGGT of the Candidatus Thermoplasmatota archaeon genome contains:
- a CDS encoding 30S ribosomal protein S11; amino-acid sequence: MARWAVAHIYASYNNIIITLTDLTGSETLTKCSGGMVVKAAKDESSPYAAMRAAERVADIAKEKGIDSIHVRIRAAGGNKSTSPGPGAQSAIRALARAGLRIGRIEDVTPIPHDGGKSKGGRRGRRV
- a CDS encoding DNA-directed RNA polymerase subunit D, which encodes MKVDVLKLEDRYAELMLEDVDPNFANALRRTLVSNVPKMAIEDVEFHLGPIRGEEGEESESVTPLFDEVIAHRLGMIPIPTDLELFTYRDECKDCASEGCPNCTIMYSLNKKGPCMVYSGDLEPVGDSSLKVVDEKIPIVKLGSGQAMLVYATAILGTGKDHAKWQVAQGVGYKFFPVIEVDCDTCDFCGTCAEVCPRGVFTVKKKSVEVKSPLSCNFCMTCVEECPKKCISVEGDRTKIHFHLETDGSLKAIDALRFALGSLAEKFESLGKKVYSLK